A window of Streptomyces sp. NBC_01224 genomic DNA:
CCACCGTGTCGGAGGCCGCCAGCTCCGGGCAGAGCAGCCGGTCCACGCCCGCGCTCGCCGTATGCACCCATGCCGGGCGCGGTCCGTCACCGGGCCAGGCGGCCCGTACCGCGTCGGAGGTGAAGTCCCACACCAGCAGTACGTCGGCCTCCGGGAGCTGCGCGGCGAGTCCGGCCTCGTCCGTATAGCGGACGGCGGCCCGGCCGGTCAGCCGGCCGAGACGCGGCGACGGGTCGGTGTCCAGGACGAGCAGGGTGGGCTCTGACATGAGAGACAGTCGCTCCGCTGCGTCTGAGAGGTGCGGTTCGACCACGCTCGCACCCGCGCCCGGCTTCGTCAACACGTCGCAGTGGGGGTGGCGACGGATGGGGGAATACTGGGGAAGAGGCGGGCGAAAACGGTCACGGGTAGGGCATACCCGGACCCGTCCGGCCCCCGAATACCCGTCCAGGAACCCGCAGGAACAGGAAGGGTGGACATGACGACCCTCGGTTTTCTCTACCCGGGCCACCACTACGCGGAGGACGACTTCCCGCGGATGGAGATCCTGCTCGACGCCGTCAGACTGGTCGTGAACCACACCGAAGTCGACGAGGACGCCTACGGGATCGACGCGCTGCTACGGACCGGCGCGCCCGAATGCCTGGCCGCCGGGGTGGCGGAGCTGCAGCGCGCCGGTGTCGAGTCCGTCGTGTGGGTGAGCAGCGGTGGCAGCTTCCTGTACGGCTGGGAGGGCGCCCATGAACAGACCGCCGCCCTGGCCCGGGCGGCCGGTGTGCCCGCCTCCAGCACCTCCTTCGGCTTCGTCCATGCGGTACGGGAGCTGGGCGCCGACCGGGTCGCCGTCGCCGCGACCTACCCCGAGCACATCGCCGCACTGTTCACCACCTTTCTCCGGTCCGCGGGCATCGAGGTGGCCGCCACTCACGCCGCCTCTCTCTCCTCCGCCGCCGAGGCCGCCGCCTGGGACCTGGACCAGGTGAAGGAACTCGTCACGGCCGCGGACCGGCCGGAGGCCGATGTGATGCTGCTGCCCGACACGGCCCTGCACACCGTCTCGCACGTGGTGGAGCTGGAGAAACTCCTCGGCAAGCCGGTCCTCACCGGGAACCAGGTGACGGTCCGGGAGGGGCTGCGGCTGGCGGACCGCCGGTCCTGGTCCCCGAGGCTCGGCAAGATCTTTGCCGAGCGCGAGGCGCCCCCGGCCCCGGTGGCCACATGGGGCGCGGGCCGGGAGCGCGCGCACAGCGGGAAGAAGGGGTGGCCCGGAAAGCAGACCCACCCCGGCTGGTGAGCCGGGGGACGGTCGGTGAGTCAAGGGATGGCCGGTGAGCCGGGGGAATAAGCGGAGACCACCTCCTGTTGCGTCCTGTGGACGTATGAGCCGGACGTAGGCGCAACACCGGAGAGGTCAGGACGTGGACGAGATTCAAGGCGACGAGATCCGTGGCAAGACGGAGGGGACGGCCACCGTTCCGCTCTCCGTGCTGGACCTGGTGACCGTGGGCCAGGGCCGCACCGCCACCCAGGCGCTGCATACGAGCGTGGACATCGCGCAGCTCGCCGAGCGCCGCGGATTCCATCGCTACTGGGTCGCCGAACACCACTCCATGCCCGGCGTCGCCTCCTCCTCACCCGCCGTGATCCTGGCCCATCTCGCCGCACACACCGAGCGCATCAGGCTCGGATCCGGCGGCGTGATGCTGCCCAACCACGCACCGCTCGTCATCGCCGAACAGTTCGGCACCCTGGAGGCCATGGCCCCCGGCCGCATCGACCTCGGTCTCGGGCGCGCCCCCGGCACCGACGGCGCGACCGCGGCTGCCCTGCGACGCACGGACCGGCTGGGCGAAGGCGCCGACGATTTCCCGCAGCAGCTCGCCGAGCTGACCCGGTTCCTGGACGACGACTTCCCCGACGGCCACCCCTACGCCCGTATCCACGCGGTCCCCGGCCCGGTCCAGGCCACCGCCGAGGGCGGGGTCCAGTCCCCTGCCCGCCCGCCGATCTGGCTGCTCGGCTCCTCCGGCTTCAGCGCCCGGCTGGCCGGCGTACTCGGCCTGCCGTTCGCCTTCGCCCACCACTTCTCGGCCCAGAACACGGTGCCGGCCCTCGACCTGTACCGGGAGTCGTTCCGGCCGTCCGCGGTGCTCGACGCCCCGTACGCGCTGATCGGGGTCTCGGCCCTGGCCGCCGCCGACGAGCGCGAGGCCCGCCGCCAGGTGCTCTCCGGCGCCCTGTCCATGGTCCGCCTGCGCACCGGGCGCCCCGGCCTGGTCCCGACACCCGAGGAGGCGGAGGCGTACGCCTTCAGCCCCATGGAGCGGGAGTTCGTCGACAGCTGGCTGGTCAACATCGTCCACGGCACGGCGGACGAGGTCCGTACGGGCCTCGACGACCTGGCCAAGCGCACCGGCGCCGACGAACTGATGATCACCGCCAACGCCCATGGCGGCGAGGCCCGGCTGCGCAGCTACGAACTGCTCGCGGACGCGTACGGGCTGCCGACGGCCTGACACCGGCAGCCGGGGTTCAGACCGTCAGCCTTCCGCTGCCGATCAGCTCGGCGATCCGCTCCGGGGCCACCGCGCGTGAGTACAACCAGCCCTGCCCGGTGTCGCAGCCGATCCTGCGCAGCCGTTCCGCCTGGCCTGCCGTCTCCACGCACTCCGCGGTGACGGTCAGGCCCAGGCGGTGCGCCAGTTCCACCATCGCCTCGACGATCGTCTCGGCGGCGGGGCTCGGGCGGTCGCCGTCGTCGTGGCGGAAGCCGCGTACGAACGAGCCGTCCAGCTTCAGTACGGAGACCGGCAGCCGGCTCAGATAGGCAAGGTTCGAGTAGCCGGTCCCGAAGTCGTCGATGGCGATCCGTACGCCCATTTCGCTGAGCGACTGGAGGGCCTGGAGCGGGCGGCCCGCCGAGCCCATCACGGCGGACTCGGTCAGCTCCAGCTGCAGCAGTCCGGGATCGAGGCCCGTCTCGGCGAGGATCTCCGCGACATCGGTGACCAGGTCGGAGTCCCAGACCTGCCGTACGGCCACATTGACGCTGATGAACAGCGGCGGTTCGGCCGGGTGGTCGAGCTGCCAGCGCCGGGCCTGGCGGCAGGCGGACTGCAGCACCCACCGGCCGAGCTGGACGATCGAGCCGTCCTCCTCGGCGATCGCGACGAACCGATTCGGCGAGAGCATGCCGAACTGCGGGTGGTTCCAGCGGACCAGCGCCTCCACCCC
This region includes:
- a CDS encoding maleate cis-trans isomerase family protein, giving the protein MTTLGFLYPGHHYAEDDFPRMEILLDAVRLVVNHTEVDEDAYGIDALLRTGAPECLAAGVAELQRAGVESVVWVSSGGSFLYGWEGAHEQTAALARAAGVPASSTSFGFVHAVRELGADRVAVAATYPEHIAALFTTFLRSAGIEVAATHAASLSSAAEAAAWDLDQVKELVTAADRPEADVMLLPDTALHTVSHVVELEKLLGKPVLTGNQVTVREGLRLADRRSWSPRLGKIFAEREAPPAPVATWGAGRERAHSGKKGWPGKQTHPGW
- a CDS encoding LLM class flavin-dependent oxidoreductase, which codes for MDEIQGDEIRGKTEGTATVPLSVLDLVTVGQGRTATQALHTSVDIAQLAERRGFHRYWVAEHHSMPGVASSSPAVILAHLAAHTERIRLGSGGVMLPNHAPLVIAEQFGTLEAMAPGRIDLGLGRAPGTDGATAAALRRTDRLGEGADDFPQQLAELTRFLDDDFPDGHPYARIHAVPGPVQATAEGGVQSPARPPIWLLGSSGFSARLAGVLGLPFAFAHHFSAQNTVPALDLYRESFRPSAVLDAPYALIGVSALAAADEREARRQVLSGALSMVRLRTGRPGLVPTPEEAEAYAFSPMEREFVDSWLVNIVHGTADEVRTGLDDLAKRTGADELMITANAHGGEARLRSYELLADAYGLPTA